One window of the Daphnia pulex isolate KAP4 chromosome 8, ASM2113471v1 genome contains the following:
- the LOC124200612 gene encoding glycine-rich RNA-binding protein blt801-like, whose product MTIAFEKTLRLKNLQITDTEEELKAVKAVVKRDASYRIFVKRIAMHISLDVIKDKFSFFGRVMEIEENSRAGINRSVFITFFEREAVQLALTTKPLVLNGENLKVMAFLTFGAPGQNSENTVPSGGGAGVGGGAAGVGATGDATGGATGGATGGATGGATGGGAGANRR is encoded by the coding sequence ATGACCATAGCCTTCGAAAAAACTCttcgtttaaaaaatcttcaaattacGGATACGGAAGAAGAGCTAAAGGCTGTAAAAGCAGTCGTAAAAAGAGACGCTTCGTACCGTATCTTCGTGAAAAGAATTGCGATGCATATCTCATTGGATGTCATAAAAGACAAATTCTCGTTCTTCGGCAGAGTTatggaaattgaagaaaattcaagGGCGGGAATCAACCGTTCTGTTTTCATCACTTTCTTTGAGCGGGAAGCGGTTCAGCTAGCATTAACGACGAAACCGTTGGTTTTAAACGGCGAGAATTTAAAAGTGATGGCGTTCTTGACGTTCGGAGCTCCAGGCCAAAACTCAGAAAATACTGTTCCGTCTGGAGGTGGCGCTGGAGTCGGAGGCGGTGCCGCTGGAGTCGGTGCTACTGGAGATGCTACTGGAGGTGCTACTGGAGGTGCTACTGGAGGTGCTACTGGAGGTGCTACTGGTGGCGGAGCCGGTGCCAACCGCCGCTAG